From a region of the Fischerella sp. JS2 genome:
- the secA gene encoding preprotein translocase subunit SecA, with product MLKTLLGDPNARKLKKYQPYITEINLLEEDIKALSDEELKGKTAEFKQRLAQGETLDDILSEAFAVVREAGRRVLGLRHFDVQLLGGVILHTGQIAEMKTGEGKTLVATLPSYLNALTGKGVHVVTVNDYLARRDAEWMGQVHRFLGLSVGLIQASMTPQERKKNYDCDITYVTNSEVGFDYLRDNMATSITDVVQRPFNYCVIDEVDSILIDEARTPLIISGQVERPTEKYIEAARIAAALQKDEHYEVDEKARNVLLTDEGFAEAEQLLEVKDLFDPEDPWAHFVFNAIKAKELFLKDVNYIVRNGEVVIVDEFTGRVLPGRRWSDGLHQAIEAKEHVEIQPETQTLATITYQNLFLLYPKLGGMTGTAKTEEAEFEKIYKLEVTVIPTNRVRRREDLSDMVFKNEAGKWRAIAKECAEMHQLGRPVLVGTTSVEKSEYLSQLLKQMSIPHELLNARPENVEREAEIVAQAGRKGAVTIATNMAGRGTDIILGGNAEYMARLKMREYFMPRIVKPEDEDMFSVHRAAGLPPASGSGQGFVPGKKVKTWKASPQVFPTQLSKETEQLLKQAVEMAVKAYGDRSLPELEAEEKVAVAAEKAPIDDPVIQKLREAYNRIKQEYEVFTNREHQEVVDLGGLHVIGTERHESRRIDNQLRGRAGRQGDPGSTRFFLSLEDNLMRIFGGDRVAKLMEAFRVEEDMPIESGMLTRSLEGAQKKVETYYYDIRKQVFEYDEVMNNQRRAIYAERRRVLEGQDLKEQVIEYAEKTMDDIVNYYINPDLPSEEWELDKLVEKVKEFVYLLADLQSSQLIDMSMSEIKAFMHEQVRIAYDMKEAQIDQIQPGLMRQAERFFILQRIDTLWREHLQQMDALRESVGLRGYGQKDPLIEYKTEGYELFLDMMTNIRRDVVYSLFMFQPQPQAVVQTSSEMV from the coding sequence ATGCTAAAAACTTTGTTGGGCGACCCCAACGCTCGTAAGCTTAAAAAATACCAACCTTACATTACTGAAATTAACCTCTTAGAGGAAGATATCAAAGCCCTTTCTGATGAAGAACTTAAAGGCAAAACAGCAGAGTTTAAGCAGCGTCTGGCTCAAGGTGAAACTCTTGATGATATTCTCAGCGAAGCTTTCGCTGTAGTCAGGGAAGCCGGACGGCGAGTCTTAGGGTTACGGCACTTTGATGTCCAGTTGTTGGGTGGTGTAATTTTGCACACAGGGCAAATTGCCGAAATGAAAACTGGTGAAGGTAAAACCCTAGTGGCAACTTTACCTAGCTATTTAAATGCTCTCACAGGCAAAGGTGTACATGTAGTTACAGTCAACGATTACCTAGCTCGTCGGGACGCGGAATGGATGGGACAGGTACATCGCTTCTTGGGTTTGAGTGTAGGTCTGATTCAGGCTAGTATGACCCCCCAAGAACGCAAAAAAAATTATGACTGTGATATTACCTATGTCACCAACAGTGAGGTAGGATTTGACTACCTGCGCGACAACATGGCAACATCAATCACTGATGTAGTGCAGCGCCCATTCAACTACTGCGTGATTGACGAGGTAGATTCAATTTTAATTGACGAAGCGCGGACGCCATTAATTATTTCTGGGCAAGTCGAACGCCCCACAGAAAAATATATAGAAGCAGCCCGGATCGCCGCCGCCTTGCAAAAAGATGAGCATTATGAGGTAGATGAAAAAGCCCGTAACGTCCTGTTAACTGATGAAGGCTTTGCTGAAGCAGAACAGCTGTTGGAAGTAAAAGATTTATTTGACCCTGAAGATCCTTGGGCGCACTTTGTTTTCAACGCAATTAAAGCCAAAGAACTGTTCCTGAAGGACGTTAACTATATTGTCCGCAACGGAGAAGTAGTCATCGTTGATGAATTTACCGGACGGGTGCTACCGGGACGGCGTTGGAGTGATGGACTGCACCAAGCAATTGAAGCCAAAGAACACGTAGAAATTCAACCAGAAACCCAAACTTTGGCGACTATTACTTATCAAAACCTGTTTTTGCTCTATCCCAAATTGGGTGGGATGACAGGAACGGCAAAAACGGAAGAAGCCGAATTTGAAAAAATCTACAAACTGGAAGTAACCGTTATTCCTACCAACCGGGTTAGAAGACGGGAAGACTTATCCGACATGGTGTTTAAGAATGAGGCCGGCAAGTGGCGGGCGATCGCCAAAGAATGTGCCGAAATGCACCAACTTGGTAGACCCGTATTGGTAGGAACTACAAGTGTAGAAAAATCTGAGTATCTCAGCCAGTTGTTGAAACAAATGAGCATTCCCCATGAATTGCTCAACGCCCGACCAGAAAACGTGGAGCGGGAAGCGGAGATTGTCGCTCAAGCAGGACGCAAAGGTGCTGTGACTATCGCTACGAACATGGCTGGTAGAGGTACGGATATTATCTTGGGTGGTAACGCTGAATATATGGCTCGTTTGAAGATGCGGGAATACTTCATGCCCCGGATCGTCAAGCCAGAAGATGAAGATATGTTTAGCGTTCACAGGGCAGCTGGTTTGCCTCCTGCTTCCGGTAGTGGTCAAGGCTTTGTCCCTGGCAAAAAAGTCAAAACTTGGAAAGCTTCGCCCCAGGTTTTCCCAACTCAACTTTCCAAAGAAACAGAACAGCTGCTCAAGCAAGCAGTAGAAATGGCAGTCAAAGCCTATGGCGATCGCAGTCTGCCAGAATTGGAAGCAGAAGAAAAAGTCGCTGTCGCCGCCGAAAAAGCCCCGATTGACGACCCTGTAATTCAGAAATTGCGGGAAGCTTACAACCGCATTAAGCAAGAGTATGAAGTGTTCACCAATCGCGAACACCAAGAAGTAGTAGATCTGGGAGGCTTACACGTAATTGGTACAGAACGTCATGAGTCGCGGCGGATTGACAACCAATTACGAGGACGCGCCGGACGCCAAGGCGACCCTGGTTCCACCAGATTTTTCCTCAGTTTAGAAGATAACTTGATGCGGATCTTTGGTGGCGATCGCGTCGCGAAATTAATGGAAGCCTTCCGCGTAGAAGAAGATATGCCTATTGAATCCGGGATGCTGACTCGTAGCTTAGAAGGCGCTCAGAAAAAAGTCGAAACCTACTACTACGATATCCGTAAGCAGGTATTTGAATACGACGAGGTGATGAACAACCAACGCCGTGCTATTTACGCTGAACGGCGACGGGTTCTAGAAGGACAAGACCTCAAAGAACAAGTGATTGAGTACGCTGAAAAAACGATGGACGACATCGTTAACTACTATATCAATCCAGATTTGCCTTCAGAAGAGTGGGAACTAGACAAGTTAGTTGAAAAAGTCAAAGAATTTGTTTATCTATTAGCAGACTTACAATCATCTCAACTAATAGATATGTCAATGAGTGAGATTAAAGCCTTCATGCACGAACAGGTACGAATCGCCTACGACATGAAGGAAGCGCAAATAGACCAAATTCAACCCGGATTGATGCGCCAAGCTGAACGCTTCTTTATCTTGCAGCGAATAGATACCCTTTGGCGGGAACATCTGCAACAAATGGATGCTTTACGTGAGTCCGTAGGATTACGGGGTTATGGTCAAAAAGATCCATTAATTGAATACAAGACCGAGGGTTACGAACTGTTCTTGGATATGATGACCAATATTCGTCGAGATGTTGTCTACTCCTTATTTATGTTCCAACCCCAACCTCAAGCAGTAGTGCAAACATCCTCTGAGATGGTATAA